One Alphaproteobacteria bacterium DNA segment encodes these proteins:
- a CDS encoding amidohydrolase has product MSVLKKLQNQNDEFKSWRQHIHQHPETAFEEVNTSDYVAKLLESWGVEIHRGMAKTAVVGIIKGKNGNSKRGLGLRADLDALNILEETNCKHSSKISGKMHACGHDGHTAMLLAATKHLAETRDFDGTVYAIFQPAEEGGGGGNVMVQEGFFDKFPCEAVFGMHNWPWQPEGTFAICEGPMTASTDTFRVTVQGKGGHAAFPHTTIDPIVCGAQIVSAIQHIVSRTVDPADSAVISVCKFHAGTESLNVVPDTVELGGTVRAFKPETRKILEQKLRHVVKSVADAFGANVEVTWKSGYPSVVNSAAETEFARKVAADVVGKDKVLPFTPTMGGEDFAYFLQASPGAYIALGAGKTANDPGLHNPHYDFNDDVLPVGAAYWVRMAETWLKAK; this is encoded by the coding sequence ATGTCCGTTCTTAAAAAACTGCAAAACCAGAATGATGAATTCAAAAGCTGGCGCCAGCACATCCACCAGCATCCTGAAACCGCGTTCGAGGAAGTGAACACGTCCGATTATGTGGCGAAGCTGCTGGAGAGCTGGGGCGTTGAAATCCATCGCGGCATGGCGAAAACCGCCGTAGTGGGCATCATCAAGGGCAAGAACGGCAACTCGAAACGCGGCCTCGGCCTGCGCGCCGACCTCGATGCGCTCAATATCCTCGAGGAAACCAACTGCAAGCATTCGTCGAAAATTTCCGGCAAGATGCATGCCTGCGGCCATGACGGGCATACCGCCATGCTGCTGGCCGCCACGAAACACCTTGCGGAAACGCGCGATTTCGACGGCACGGTCTACGCGATCTTCCAGCCTGCCGAAGAAGGCGGCGGGGGCGGCAATGTGATGGTGCAGGAAGGATTCTTCGACAAATTCCCCTGCGAAGCCGTTTTCGGCATGCATAACTGGCCGTGGCAGCCAGAGGGCACCTTTGCGATTTGCGAAGGACCGATGACGGCATCGACCGACACCTTCCGCGTGACCGTGCAGGGCAAGGGCGGCCATGCCGCTTTCCCGCATACCACGATCGACCCGATTGTCTGCGGCGCGCAGATCGTTTCCGCGATCCAGCATATCGTGTCGCGCACCGTCGATCCTGCCGACAGCGCGGTAATTTCCGTCTGCAAATTCCATGCGGGCACCGAAAGCCTGAACGTCGTGCCCGATACCGTCGAACTGGGCGGCACCGTGCGGGCGTTCAAGCCCGAGACACGCAAGATACTGGAGCAAAAACTCCGCCATGTCGTGAAATCTGTCGCCGATGCGTTTGGCGCGAATGTCGAAGTGACTTGGAAATCGGGCTATCCCTCCGTCGTCAATTCGGCGGCAGAAACCGAATTCGCGCGCAAGGTTGCGGCGGATGTAGTGGGCAAGGACAAGGTATTGCCCTTCACCCCCACGATGGGCGGCGAAGATTTCGCGTATTTCCTGCAGGCATCGCCCGGCGCCTATATCGCGCTTGGCGCTGGCAAGACCGCGAACGATCCCGGCCTGCATAACCCGCATTACGATTTCAACGACGATGTGCTGCCCGTCGGCGCTGCGTACTGGGTGCGCATGGCCGAAACATGGCTGAAGGCAAAATAA
- a CDS encoding histone deacetylase, whose product MAGEQQAFNSAGQKPVIYSPSYDLTVDVSHEQHPVDTRKSSHVFNELVKRGLIAAGQEIAPPRLNDADLAAVHTPAHLQRLHDPASLAKIFEVTAVSRMAMTDIDAEILDPMRYQAGGSVMAGEAALEHGWSVNLGGGYHHASSDHGHGFCAIADVTLAVQSLRAKHPEIKNVMIIDLDAHQGDGYARDFKDDPSVFIVDVYARNLFPKDEEAQERINVGQPMALGATDAEYLPVIERVLSDADKDFTPDFIFYIAGTDILDGDPLGHAAVSRQGVMERDEMVFKYALEKEIPIAMLFGGGYQPNNAALIADSIENLDRSFGVLRPKNAPKPSI is encoded by the coding sequence ATGGCAGGCGAGCAGCAGGCGTTCAACAGCGCGGGGCAAAAACCCGTTATTTACAGCCCGTCTTATGATCTGACGGTGGATGTGTCGCATGAGCAGCATCCGGTCGATACGCGCAAATCCAGCCATGTGTTCAACGAACTGGTGAAACGCGGGCTGATCGCGGCGGGGCAGGAAATAGCGCCGCCGCGTTTGAACGATGCCGACCTTGCCGCCGTGCATACGCCAGCCCATCTACAGCGGCTGCACGATCCGGCGTCGCTGGCGAAGATATTCGAAGTCACCGCCGTGAGCCGCATGGCGATGACCGATATCGACGCGGAAATCCTCGACCCCATGCGCTATCAGGCGGGCGGCTCGGTGATGGCGGGCGAAGCGGCGCTGGAACATGGCTGGTCGGTGAATTTGGGCGGCGGGTATCATCACGCCTCATCCGATCACGGCCACGGTTTCTGCGCGATTGCCGATGTGACGCTGGCGGTGCAGTCTTTGCGCGCGAAGCATCCTGAAATCAAAAACGTCATGATTATCGACCTTGACGCGCATCAGGGCGATGGATATGCGCGGGATTTCAAGGACGATCCAAGCGTGTTCATCGTCGATGTCTATGCGCGCAACCTGTTCCCCAAGGATGAAGAAGCGCAGGAACGCATCAATGTCGGCCAGCCGATGGCGCTGGGCGCGACCGATGCCGAATACCTGCCCGTGATCGAACGCGTGCTGTCGGACGCCGACAAGGATTTCACGCCTGATTTCATCTTTTACATCGCCGGCACCGATATTCTGGACGGCGACCCGCTCGGCCATGCCGCAGTATCGCGTCAGGGCGTGATGGAACGCGACGAAATGGTTTTCAAGTATGCGCTGGAAAAAGAAATCCCCATCGCCATGCTGTTTGGCGGCGGATACCAGCCCAATAACGCGGCGCTGATCGCCGATTCCATCGAGAACCTTGACCGCAGCTTCGGCGTGCTTCGTCCGAAAAACGCCCCCAAGCCGTCTATATAA
- a CDS encoding AtpZ/AtpI family protein: protein MSLTPEELSRKIKEARVKQGQDPDPTAPKPARPADTATGKAMRAATELVAALMVGGFLGYWLDTWLNTKPLFMILLFFAGFAAGFLNIYRAQTGQEFKVGMGELKDKDEKKTGEKEQ from the coding sequence GTGAGCCTCACACCCGAAGAACTCAGCCGGAAGATCAAGGAAGCGCGCGTAAAGCAGGGACAAGACCCTGATCCGACCGCGCCAAAACCGGCGCGACCAGCCGATACCGCGACAGGCAAAGCCATGCGCGCGGCAACCGAACTGGTGGCAGCCCTGATGGTGGGCGGGTTTCTGGGGTACTGGCTCGACACCTGGCTGAATACCAAGCCGCTGTTCATGATCCTGCTGTTTTTCGCAGGTTTTGCGGCCGGTTTCCTGAACATCTACCGTGCCCAGACGGGGCAGGAGTTCAAGGTGGGCATGGGTGAGCTGAAAGACAAAGACGAGAAAAAGACGGGCGAAAAGGAACAATAA
- a CDS encoding F0F1 ATP synthase subunit A — MAHSPLEQFVIKPIIPLNIAGYDISFTQSAAWMLVAVVVATALMTLTMRSRALVPGRWQNLSEMLYEFIAGMVNDTLHEEGKKYFPLVFSLFMIVLMGNLLGMLPYSFTYTSHIIVTGALALLVFLLSTIVGFARHGLHFFSLFLPKGLPVLMIPLIVVIEVISYLSRPLSLSVRLFANMTAGHTMLKVFAGFSVGLIAAGTATGFLSVIPVIVNVALIGLELMIAFIQAYVFAILTCIYLKDAIELH, encoded by the coding sequence GTGGCGCATAGTCCTCTTGAGCAGTTTGTCATCAAGCCGATCATCCCGCTGAATATCGCGGGCTACGATATTTCTTTCACGCAATCCGCCGCATGGATGCTGGTCGCCGTGGTTGTCGCAACCGCGCTGATGACGCTCACGATGCGCAGCCGTGCGCTGGTTCCCGGCCGCTGGCAGAACCTCTCCGAAATGCTCTATGAATTCATCGCCGGCATGGTGAACGACACGCTGCACGAAGAAGGCAAGAAATATTTCCCCCTCGTGTTCTCGCTGTTCATGATCGTCCTCATGGGCAACCTGCTGGGCATGCTGCCCTACTCCTTTACCTATACCAGCCATATTATCGTGACGGGCGCGCTTGCCCTGCTGGTGTTCCTGCTGTCAACCATCGTGGGTTTCGCCCGCCATGGCCTGCACTTCTTCTCCCTTTTCCTGCCCAAGGGCCTGCCGGTGCTGATGATCCCCCTGATCGTCGTGATCGAGGTCATTTCGTACCTGTCGCGCCCCTTGAGCCTGTCCGTCCGTCTGTTCGCCAACATGACCGCGGGCCACACGATGCTGAAAGTCTTCGCGGGCTTCAGCGTGGGCCTGATCGCGGCGGGCACGGCAACCGGTTTCCTGAGCGTGATCCCCGTGATCGTCAACGTCGCCCTGATCGGGCTCGAGCTGATGATCGCCTTCATCCAGGCATATGTTTTCGCGATCCTGACCTGCATCTACCTGAAGGACGCGATTGAACTGCACTAA
- a CDS encoding F0F1 ATP synthase subunit C, with product MEPAAAKLIGAGIAVLPLLGVGIGLGMLFSSIITAIGRNPSVADVVKGTGLFYFALVEAIALFALVVALLMLFVL from the coding sequence ATGGAACCAGCTGCAGCAAAACTCATCGGCGCAGGCATCGCAGTCCTCCCGCTTCTCGGCGTGGGCATCGGCCTCGGCATGCTCTTTTCCAGCATCATCACCGCGATCGGCCGCAACCCTTCGGTTGCTGACGTCGTGAAAGGCACCGGCCTGTTCTACTTCGCGCTCGTTGAAGCTATCGCTCTCTTCGCGCTCGTCGTCGCCCTGCTGATGCTCTTCGTCCTCTAA
- a CDS encoding dienelactone hydrolase family protein, whose translation MFSFVQFPPARARNVAAACSIVLLLACGHARAQDLVVPPAEGAARASPASPPLTGNTPRLDELGAGVTSTMPSAPPPKVAKRDEPRNNEPMEEATEFFERKVFAVPDSRPGKTLTYFFKPPAAYQPQDKMYPLVIVLHDEDGVGNAAQYLAQKAARKNFPAFIAVPVLPNGPIWAYPSKLDDAKKADRNMKKEQALPDVAKMVEELAKDNPSLDLNRVYLVGCGEGGYGVFGGALKFPQIFAGGVAISGGWALRDAPKLRNMPLFVIHGDSDKENDPAQSQNLAFYIQQAGGRKISFMSVPGMGHDCSNPYAYNNAVWAWLFKQHL comes from the coding sequence ATGTTTTCGTTCGTTCAATTCCCCCCTGCCCGCGCGCGCAATGTTGCCGCAGCCTGCAGTATTGTGCTTCTCTTGGCATGCGGCCACGCCCGCGCACAGGATTTGGTCGTACCGCCTGCCGAAGGTGCCGCACGCGCCTCTCCCGCTTCGCCCCCCCTGACCGGCAATACGCCGCGCCTGGACGAACTGGGGGCCGGCGTAACTTCGACGATGCCGTCCGCCCCGCCGCCGAAAGTCGCCAAGCGCGACGAGCCGCGTAACAACGAGCCCATGGAAGAAGCGACCGAGTTTTTCGAGCGTAAGGTATTCGCCGTTCCCGACTCCCGCCCCGGCAAGACGCTGACCTATTTCTTTAAGCCGCCCGCCGCATACCAGCCGCAGGACAAAATGTACCCGCTGGTAATCGTGCTGCATGATGAAGACGGTGTCGGTAACGCCGCCCAATATCTGGCGCAAAAGGCCGCGCGCAAAAACTTCCCGGCATTTATCGCGGTGCCCGTACTGCCCAACGGCCCAATCTGGGCTTATCCGTCAAAACTGGATGACGCGAAAAAAGCAGACCGTAACATGAAAAAGGAACAGGCCCTGCCCGATGTTGCCAAAATGGTCGAGGAACTGGCCAAGGACAACCCATCGCTGGATCTGAACCGCGTCTATCTGGTCGGCTGCGGTGAAGGCGGCTATGGCGTTTTCGGCGGCGCATTGAAATTCCCGCAGATTTTCGCAGGCGGCGTGGCGATCAGCGGTGGCTGGGCGCTGCGCGATGCCCCAAAACTGCGGAATATGCCCCTCTTTGTCATCCATGGCGACAGCGACAAGGAAAACGACCCTGCCCAGAGCCAGAACCTCGCCTTTTATATCCAGCAGGCAGGCGGGCGTAAAATCTCTTTCATGTCTGTTCCCGGCATGGGGCATGATTGCAGCAACCCTTATGCTTACAATAACGCCGTCTGGGCTTGGCTGTTCAAACAACATCTTTAA
- the putA gene encoding bifunctional proline dehydrogenase/L-glutamate gamma-semialdehyde dehydrogenase PutA: MKTALQTTRRSLGLKDAMNEAYHLDETRSIEELLKSISLQADSKTRIRETARGLIQQVRDNRRKFGGVDKFLNEFGLSTKEGIALMCLAEALLRIPDSQTADKLIRDKIGSADWDKHIGKADDLFINASTWALMLTGKVIADVAEGEAEEPVSNIASRMVSKLGEPVVRRAMLHAMKIMGQQFVMGRTIEEALANAVDAEKNGSRHSYDMLGEGARTAEDAERYFNSYSMAIDAIGKSANGRGPISAPGISVKLSALHPRFEYGHRETCVPPLSDKLLALAQKCAGYGIGMTVDAEEAHRLETSMEIIENAFSDPSLKGWDGFGLAIQAYQKRCSRLIGWLEAVCEENNRKMMVRLVKGAYWDSEIKYAQVNGLPGYPVFTRKNATDVSYIANASRMMARRDIFYPMFATHNAYSVATLIELAGADKTGFEFQRLHGMGEPLYHQIVGTEKGKYPVRVYAPVGSHQDLLPYLVRRLLENGANTNFVNRLQNDKVPIDEMLVDPVQYISDLKSKPHPRIQLPENMFDDRKNSQGVEFANSHVSDPLLKKIDDAAKQKYVAAPLIGGVRKPGAGVSVFDPTDNRREIGTFMQADEADIQKALQTTTAAFPAWKNTPASERAAILDKMADLMEQDMPALMALLTREAGKTHVDGVAEVREAVDFCRYYAAEGRKHFPDGGQVLPGPTGESNRLFLEGRGVFLCISPWNFPLAIFLGQVAAALMAGNCVIAKPAGQTCLIAMRAVELLIKAGIPKDVIAFMPVSGRLAGSLMVPDERIAGVCMTGSTETAQTINRALAQRKGQIVPLIAETGGQNAMIADSSALPEQIIDDVITSAFRSAGQRCSALRVLFVADSIADKVITMLNGACKELVLADPMNLSTDIGPVIDKGALEGLEEHAQRMSREAKLVAQVPVTDAAKNGSFFAPRAFEIKSMAQLMKEVFGPVLHIIRFKPDEFDIVINQINATGYGLTFGLHTRIDHVMRNVTSRIQAGNCYVNRSMIGAVVGVQPFGGQGLSGTGPKAGGPHYLLRFATEKTLTVNTTASGGNTTLVSLTEE, from the coding sequence ATGAAAACCGCCCTGCAAACCACCCGCCGCAGCCTTGGCCTGAAAGACGCGATGAACGAGGCCTATCACCTCGACGAAACGCGCTCCATCGAGGAATTGCTGAAAAGCATTTCATTGCAGGCCGACAGCAAAACGCGCATCCGCGAAACGGCGCGCGGATTGATCCAGCAGGTGCGCGACAACCGCCGCAAATTCGGCGGCGTGGATAAATTCCTGAACGAATTCGGGCTTTCGACCAAGGAAGGCATCGCGCTGATGTGCCTGGCGGAAGCCCTGCTCCGCATTCCGGACAGCCAGACGGCGGATAAACTGATCCGCGATAAAATCGGATCCGCCGATTGGGACAAGCATATCGGCAAGGCGGACGACCTGTTCATCAACGCCTCCACCTGGGCGCTGATGCTGACCGGCAAGGTGATCGCCGATGTGGCGGAGGGTGAAGCCGAGGAACCCGTTTCCAACATCGCATCCCGCATGGTGTCGAAACTGGGCGAGCCCGTGGTGCGCCGCGCGATGCTGCATGCCATGAAAATCATGGGCCAGCAATTCGTCATGGGCCGCACGATTGAAGAAGCCTTGGCGAATGCGGTAGATGCTGAGAAAAATGGATCCCGCCATTCCTATGACATGCTGGGCGAAGGTGCGCGCACGGCCGAAGATGCCGAGCGTTATTTCAACAGCTATTCGATGGCGATCGACGCAATCGGCAAATCCGCGAACGGCCGCGGCCCGATTTCCGCCCCCGGCATTTCGGTGAAGCTGTCGGCGCTGCATCCGCGTTTTGAATACGGCCACCGCGAAACCTGCGTGCCGCCCCTGTCGGACAAGCTGTTGGCGCTGGCCCAGAAATGCGCGGGCTATGGCATTGGCATGACGGTCGATGCGGAGGAAGCGCATCGCTTGGAAACCTCGATGGAGATTATCGAGAATGCGTTTAGCGACCCGAGCCTTAAAGGCTGGGACGGTTTCGGCCTTGCGATTCAGGCCTACCAGAAACGCTGCAGCCGCCTGATCGGCTGGCTGGAGGCGGTTTGCGAGGAAAACAACCGCAAGATGATGGTGCGTCTGGTCAAAGGCGCGTATTGGGACAGCGAAATCAAATACGCGCAAGTCAACGGCCTCCCCGGCTATCCCGTCTTCACGCGCAAGAACGCAACGGACGTTTCCTATATCGCCAATGCCAGCCGCATGATGGCGCGCCGCGATATTTTCTACCCGATGTTCGCCACACATAACGCCTATTCGGTCGCCACGCTGATCGAACTGGCGGGCGCGGACAAGACCGGTTTTGAATTCCAGCGCCTGCACGGCATGGGCGAGCCGCTGTACCACCAGATTGTCGGCACGGAAAAAGGCAAATACCCCGTGCGCGTCTATGCGCCGGTCGGCAGCCATCAGGATTTGCTGCCGTACCTCGTCCGCCGCCTATTGGAAAACGGCGCGAACACCAATTTCGTGAACCGGTTGCAGAACGATAAAGTGCCGATCGACGAAATGCTGGTCGACCCCGTGCAGTATATTTCGGATTTAAAATCGAAGCCGCATCCGCGCATCCAGCTGCCCGAAAACATGTTCGATGACCGCAAGAATTCGCAAGGCGTCGAATTCGCCAACAGCCATGTCAGCGACCCGCTGCTGAAAAAAATCGACGATGCGGCAAAACAGAAATATGTCGCCGCCCCGCTGATCGGCGGCGTGCGCAAGCCGGGCGCGGGCGTTTCCGTTTTCGACCCCACCGACAACCGCCGCGAGATCGGCACGTTCATGCAGGCCGATGAAGCCGATATTCAAAAGGCGCTGCAGACGACGACCGCCGCATTCCCCGCATGGAAAAATACGCCTGCGTCGGAACGCGCTGCCATCCTCGATAAAATGGCCGACCTGATGGAACAGGACATGCCTGCCCTGATGGCGCTGCTGACGCGCGAAGCGGGCAAGACACATGTGGACGGCGTGGCCGAGGTGCGCGAAGCGGTCGATTTCTGTCGCTATTACGCCGCCGAAGGCCGCAAGCATTTCCCCGATGGCGGCCAAGTGCTGCCGGGGCCGACAGGTGAATCCAACCGCCTGTTCCTCGAAGGCCGCGGCGTGTTCCTCTGCATCAGCCCGTGGAATTTCCCGCTCGCGATTTTCCTCGGCCAAGTCGCCGCCGCCTTGATGGCGGGCAACTGCGTGATCGCAAAACCGGCGGGGCAGACCTGCCTGATCGCCATGCGCGCGGTGGAGTTGCTGATTAAAGCCGGCATCCCCAAAGACGTCATCGCCTTTATGCCCGTTTCCGGCCGCCTTGCCGGATCGCTGATGGTGCCGGATGAACGCATTGCGGGCGTCTGCATGACAGGCTCGACCGAAACCGCACAGACCATCAACCGCGCCCTCGCGCAACGCAAAGGTCAGATCGTACCGCTGATCGCCGAAACCGGCGGCCAGAATGCGATGATCGCGGATTCTTCGGCGCTGCCAGAACAGATTATCGATGATGTTATCACCAGCGCCTTCCGCTCGGCGGGTCAGCGCTGCTCCGCGCTGCGGGTGCTGTTCGTAGCGGATTCCATTGCCGATAAAGTCATCACCATGCTGAACGGCGCGTGCAAGGAATTGGTGCTCGCCGACCCCATGAACCTCTCGACCGATATCGGCCCCGTGATCGACAAGGGCGCGTTGGAGGGGCTGGAGGAACATGCGCAGCGCATGAGCCGCGAGGCGAAGCTGGTCGCGCAGGTGCCGGTGACCGATGCCGCCAAAAATGGCAGCTTCTTCGCCCCGCGCGCCTTCGAGATCAAGTCGATGGCGCAGCTGATGAAGGAAGTCTTCGGACCCGTCCTGCATATCATCCGCTTCAAGCCCGATGAATTCGACATCGTGATTAACCAGATCAATGCGACCGGTTACGGCCTCACCTTTGGCCTGCACACCCGCATCGACCATGTGATGCGCAACGTGACGAGCCGCATTCAGGCCGGCAACTGCTACGTCAACCGCTCCATGATCGGCGCGGTCGTCGGCGTGCAACCCTTCGGCGGCCAAGGCCTCTCCGGCACCGGCCCCAAAGCCGGCGGCCCGCACTACCTGCTCCGCTTCGCGACCGAAAAAACACTCACCGTCAACACGACCGCGAGCGGCGGGAATACGACGCTGGTGAGTTTGACGGAGGAGTAG
- a CDS encoding nicotinate-nucleotide adenylyltransferase — MTFSPQTTYTRELWQNRTVGLLGGSFNPAHEGHRHISLYALKMLGLDAVWWMVSPQNPLKSRKDMAPLAERMESARVASHHPKIHVTDIEQHLNTRYTADTLRALQAHFPRTNFVWLMGTDNLRQFHRWQEWREIFKMVPVCVLDRPPRHNAVRACKTSETFRAHMIPQEKAVTLKTAALPAWTLLHIPLNSMSATAIREARKK; from the coding sequence ATGACCTTTAGTCCCCAAACTACATACACTCGAGAACTCTGGCAAAACCGCACTGTCGGCTTGCTCGGCGGGTCGTTTAATCCGGCGCATGAGGGGCATCGGCATATCAGCCTTTATGCGCTGAAGATGCTAGGGCTCGATGCCGTGTGGTGGATGGTGTCGCCGCAGAACCCGCTGAAATCGCGCAAAGACATGGCGCCGCTGGCCGAGCGCATGGAAAGCGCGCGTGTGGCGTCGCATCACCCGAAAATCCATGTGACGGATATCGAACAGCATTTGAACACCCGCTACACCGCCGATACCTTGCGCGCGCTGCAGGCGCATTTTCCGCGCACGAATTTCGTCTGGCTGATGGGCACCGACAATCTGCGGCAGTTCCACCGCTGGCAGGAATGGCGGGAGATTTTCAAGATGGTGCCCGTCTGCGTCCTCGACCGCCCGCCCCGCCACAACGCCGTGCGCGCCTGCAAGACGTCGGAGACCTTCCGCGCCCATATGATCCCGCAGGAAAAGGCGGTGACGCTGAAAACCGCCGCCCTGCCCGCATGGACGCTGCTGCATATCCCGCTGAACAGCATGTCGGCAACCGCAATCCGCGAAGCACGCAAGAAGTGA